In one window of Hevea brasiliensis isolate MT/VB/25A 57/8 chromosome 10, ASM3005281v1, whole genome shotgun sequence DNA:
- the LOC131169368 gene encoding uncharacterized protein LOC131169368: protein MAPSKGWMDLVGDRLNDVYLRGVEEFLDYAFKKTGRRGEIRCPCVKCSNTYSATREVVGTHLKVYGIIRNYTFWYHHGERVGESESNLESVQQSEDEPSNEMHDILRDLYPEFCGQDTNDMDTDIFACDIHKEEPNEEANKFYRLLRDFEQPLYQGSKSSKLSCLVKLLHIKSLGRWSNESFTMLLQLLKDELLPQGSNLPQSYYDAKKVIQDLGLSYKKIDACVNNCMLYWKEDERLDFCKICGYSRWKTDKYNGEDKVKTNGKRIPKKILRYFPLKPRLQRLFMSTKTASLMRWHKDKRVDDGVMRHPADSMAWISFDKLHPNFASDSRNVRLGLASDGFQPFANSKMPYSVWPVLLIPYNLPPWMCMKQSNFILSMLIPGPEGPGDAIDIYLQPLVEELRELWETGIDTFDAYAQQNFKLHAVLLWTINDFPAYGNLSGWSTKGKLACPCCNKDTCWMRLANGGKQCYMGHRRYLPLNHKWRNDNKSFDGTRERGLPPKPLSGDDILDQVKNLEGVILTKAPHMKKAISHDGRGDNWNKKSIFFDLPYWRTLLLCHNLDVMHIEKNICDNILGTIMNIKGKTKDSIKTRLDLQALNIRRVTPDL from the coding sequence ATGGCTCCTAGCAAAGGATGGATGGATCTTGTTGGTGATCGTCTTAATGATGTATATTTGCGTGGGGTTGAGGAATTTTTAGACTATGCTTTTAAGAAAACTGGGAGGCGTGGGGAAATACGTTGTCCATGTGTCAAGTGTAGTAACACGTATTCCGCCACACGAGAAGTGGTAGGGACACACCTCAAGGTGTATGGAATAATACGTAATTATACATTTTGGTATCACCATGGAGAAAGGGTAGGTGAATCTGAATCTAATTTAGAAAGTGTTCAACAAAGTGAAGATGAGCCTAGCAATGAGATGCATGACATTTTAAGGGATTTGTATCCAGAGTTTTGTGGTCAAGATACAAATGATATGGATACGGATATCTTCGCTTGTGATATTCATAAAGAGGAACCGAATGAGGAAGCAAATAAATTCTATAGGTTACTAAGAGATTTTGAGCAACCATTATACCAAGGTTCTAAGAGCTCAAAGTTATCTTGCTTAGTCAAATTGCTCCATATCAAGAGCCTTGGTCGATGGAGTAATGAGTCATTTACTATGTTGTTGCAATTATTGAAAGATGAATTATTACCTCAAGGATCTAATTTGCCACAATCGTATTATGATGCAAAGAAAGTAATTCAAGATCTTGGTCTCTCATACAAAAAAATTGATGCATGTGTAAATAATTGCATGTTATATTGGAAAGAGGATGAGAGGCTAGATTTTTGTAAGATTTGTGGCTATTCTAGATGGAAGACTGATAAATATAATGGGGAAGACAAGGTTAAAACCAATGGGAAGAGAATACCAAAAAAAATTTTGCGTTACTTTCCACTAAAGCCAAGACTTCAAAGATTGTTTATGTCCACAAAGACAGCGTCTTTGATGAGATGGCATAAAGATAAGAGGGTAGATGATGGAGTGATGAGACACCCTGCTGATTCAATGGCATGGATTTCTTTTGACAAACTACATCCAAATTTTGCCTCAGACTCTCGCAATGTGAGACTAGGCCTTGCTAGTGATGGATTTCAACCTTTTGCCAATTCAAAAATGCCATATAGTGTTTGGCCAGTTTTACTCATTCCATACAATTTGCCACCTTGGATGTGCATGAAacaatcaaattttattttatcaatgcTTATTCCAGGTCCTGAGGGTCCCGGAGATGCAATTGATATCTATCTTCAACCTTTAGTAGAAGAACTAAGAGAGTTATGGGAAACTGGCATTGATACATTTGATGCATATGCACAACAGAATTTCAAGTTACATGCAGTTTTACTATGGACTATCAATGATTTCCCTGCATATGGGAACTTATCAGGTTGGAGTACTAAGGGAAAGTTGGCTTGTCCTTGTTGTAATAAGGACACCTGTTGGATGAGGTTGGCCAATGGAGGCAAGCAATGTTATATGGGTCATCGACGATATCTTCCTCTTAATCACAAATGGAGAAATGATAACAAATCTTTTGATGGCACAAGGGAGCGAGGGTTACCACCCAAGCCACTTTCAGGAGATGATATACTTGATCAAGTGAAAAATCTTGAAGGGGTCATATTAACTAAGGCTCCTCATATGAAGAAAGCAATCTCACATGATGGCAGGGGGGACAATTGGAATAAAAAGAGTATATTCTTTGACCTTCCATATTGGAGGACCTTATTACTATGCCACAACTTAGATGTCATGCACATTGAAAAGAATATATGCGATAATATACTAGGGACAATCATGAACATAAAGGGAAAAACTAAAGATAGCATCAAAACTCGCCTTGACTTGCAAGCATTAAATATAAGGCGAGTTACACCCGATCTGTGA